One genomic window of Polynucleobacter sp. HIN11 includes the following:
- the aroE gene encoding shikimate dehydrogenase, whose product MSHYPFLTELKPNRFVSKNIYAVFGNPIGHSKSPLIHERFAIQTQQEMDYLRIQPSVDGFAAMLTQFFVLGGKGASVTIPFKLEAYQLCKQLTTRARLAGAVNTVWQKDGVLWGDNTDGAGLVADLLSQGVAICEADVLIVGAGGASRGIVEPLLNQKPKRIWIANRTAQKAHELVSIFQSLATELDVELMASSIAQLEDQTTPAFSLVINSSSAGLEDQSPLSTLAADHVFCPGCFAYDLVYGKTTVFMEQALQRGCRISDGLGMLVEQAAVAFSQWHQVDIKCLDTRAVIAQLRYA is encoded by the coding sequence ATGAGTCACTATCCCTTTTTGACTGAGCTGAAGCCAAATCGTTTTGTTAGCAAAAATATTTATGCGGTATTTGGTAATCCGATTGGGCATAGCAAGTCCCCCTTAATTCATGAGCGGTTTGCGATACAAACCCAGCAAGAAATGGATTATTTAAGGATTCAGCCGTCAGTGGATGGATTTGCAGCAATGCTCACCCAATTTTTTGTCCTTGGTGGTAAGGGTGCGAGCGTCACCATTCCGTTTAAATTGGAAGCCTATCAGTTATGCAAACAATTGACTACCCGTGCTCGCTTAGCAGGTGCTGTGAATACCGTCTGGCAAAAAGACGGAGTACTCTGGGGCGATAACACCGATGGTGCTGGGTTAGTGGCTGATCTGCTTTCTCAAGGGGTTGCCATTTGTGAAGCAGATGTCCTGATTGTGGGGGCCGGTGGTGCAAGTCGCGGGATCGTTGAGCCACTGCTAAACCAAAAGCCCAAACGGATTTGGATTGCCAATCGCACAGCTCAAAAAGCTCACGAGCTCGTGTCGATATTTCAGTCTTTAGCAACAGAGCTTGACGTGGAGTTAATGGCAAGCAGCATCGCTCAATTGGAGGATCAAACGACCCCTGCATTCTCACTTGTGATTAATTCGAGCTCAGCTGGACTCGAGGACCAAAGTCCTTTAAGCACATTAGCGGCAGATCACGTGTTTTGCCCTGGTTGCTTTGCGTATGATTTGGTATACGGTAAAACCACGGTATTTATGGAGCAAGCCTTGCAGCGCGGCTGTCGGATCAGTGACGGCTTGGGAATGTTGGTAGAGCAAGCTGCCGTTGCCTTTAGTCAGTGGCATCAAGTGGACATCAAATGTTTAGATACTCGGGCTGTTATTGCACAGCTTCGGTACGCTTAA
- a CDS encoding phosphatidylglycerophosphatase A family protein, giving the protein MKATRHPSLNWMLGSVHRVFGIGFGIGLAPIAPGTAGTLLAWALFLILNAVLSTTAMFVLLSLGTLYGLWACGQCSHDLERPDDGSIVWDEIIAFAWILLLIGSNNLWVQAIAFLIFRFFDAAKPWPINRVDQYFKKNWVHQERINPSQIIKHGFGIMIDDLIAAFFTILIVMLGIHWLI; this is encoded by the coding sequence ATGAAAGCAACTCGCCACCCATCATTAAATTGGATGCTGGGATCCGTGCATCGGGTATTTGGTATCGGCTTTGGGATCGGCCTTGCTCCAATTGCTCCAGGCACGGCTGGCACCCTGCTTGCCTGGGCTTTGTTTTTGATCCTAAACGCAGTTCTTTCAACAACGGCTATGTTTGTTTTACTTAGCCTTGGAACGCTTTATGGACTATGGGCTTGCGGTCAATGCAGCCACGATCTAGAGCGCCCCGATGATGGCTCGATTGTTTGGGATGAAATCATCGCCTTTGCTTGGATCCTATTGTTGATTGGATCCAATAATCTATGGGTACAAGCAATCGCATTTTTAATCTTTCGATTTTTTGATGCCGCCAAACCTTGGCCCATCAATCGCGTCGATCAATACTTTAAGAAAAACTGGGTCCATCAAGAACGTATCAACCCATCGCAGATCATCAAACATGGTTTTGGAATCATGATTGACGATCTCATTGCCGCTTTCTTTACTATTTTGATCGTGATGCTTGGAATACACTGGCTAATATGA
- a CDS encoding energy transducer TonB family protein, with protein sequence MRLALHSFEVSRSIKPLWIALAISLLVHLALLSQRWFNPPETERRFNTPLSIVLVNASSPAPPQKAQKLAQANLDGGGLTIREDASALHRAHLGADAKLEALEKRQKQLLSKLDTDKKQASGMRSGEESKQLSQTNALEAELARRLSPEGRLPRRAVLSASSTKTVAFAYYYDGMRQKIEAYGNTFFPRVQGRPLYGSLVLTVSVDAEGRITNNVKGREGIEVSRSSGIPELDRQAVAIVRAAAPFGAFPSEMRQQIDVLDWVSTFEFTRDLKDQSGNRLELRGAKP encoded by the coding sequence ATGAGACTGGCTCTGCATTCATTTGAGGTGAGTCGGTCTATTAAGCCGCTATGGATCGCATTAGCCATATCTCTGCTGGTTCACCTTGCCCTATTGAGTCAGCGCTGGTTCAATCCGCCAGAAACCGAGAGGCGTTTCAATACACCATTGAGTATTGTGCTCGTGAATGCATCAAGCCCCGCGCCTCCTCAAAAAGCACAGAAATTAGCACAGGCTAATTTGGATGGTGGGGGCCTAACTATTCGGGAGGATGCGAGTGCATTGCACCGCGCCCACTTGGGTGCCGATGCTAAGTTAGAGGCACTTGAGAAGCGCCAAAAGCAATTGTTATCCAAATTAGATACCGATAAAAAACAGGCCAGTGGAATGCGATCGGGCGAAGAATCTAAACAGCTCTCTCAGACCAATGCGTTGGAAGCCGAGCTTGCTAGACGACTTAGCCCTGAGGGTCGTCTTCCACGTCGCGCGGTCCTTAGTGCAAGCAGTACCAAAACGGTTGCGTTTGCCTATTACTATGATGGTATGCGTCAAAAGATTGAAGCCTATGGCAATACTTTTTTTCCTCGCGTCCAGGGTCGGCCGTTGTATGGTAGCTTGGTGTTAACTGTTAGTGTTGATGCAGAGGGTCGAATTACTAATAACGTCAAAGGGCGTGAGGGTATTGAAGTAAGTCGCTCATCCGGTATTCCAGAGCTTGATCGTCAAGCAGTGGCGATTGTGCGCGCCGCCGCTCCGTTCGGAGCGTTTCCAAGTGAGATGCGTCAGCAGATCGATGTTTTGGATTGGGTTTCAACGTTTGAGTTCACACGCGATTTGAAAGATCAATCTGGCAATCGACTGGAATTAAGGGGTGCCAAACCATGA
- a CDS encoding CinA family protein gives MNSSITPLVQQLAQTLLAKGLKIASAESCTGGLLAAHLTSLAGSSDWFERGFITYSNQAKEESIGVSKELIEQYGAVSEEVAKAMAKGALNHSLAQVSVAITGIAGPGGGSANKPVGMICFAWGVRVDDQIQTRAQTKHFSGDRQSIREQACVYAIESLLGQLTASESH, from the coding sequence ATGAACTCATCCATCACCCCACTGGTTCAACAATTAGCTCAAACTTTGTTAGCTAAAGGTCTCAAGATTGCCTCAGCCGAGTCATGCACTGGAGGTTTATTGGCTGCACACCTCACCAGCCTTGCTGGATCCAGCGACTGGTTTGAGCGGGGCTTTATCACCTACAGCAATCAAGCGAAAGAAGAGAGTATTGGCGTATCAAAGGAGTTGATCGAACAATATGGGGCCGTGAGTGAAGAGGTTGCAAAGGCTATGGCCAAAGGCGCTCTCAACCATAGCCTAGCCCAAGTTAGTGTTGCTATTACTGGAATTGCTGGGCCAGGCGGAGGAAGTGCGAATAAACCCGTCGGAATGATTTGCTTTGCCTGGGGAGTGCGAGTGGATGATCAAATCCAAACCCGTGCACAAACAAAACACTTTAGCGGTGATCGTCAAAGTATTCGGGAGCAGGCCTGCGTTTACGCGATCGAGTCACTCCTTGGGCAACTCACTGCAAGCGAGTCCCACTAA
- the mtgA gene encoding monofunctional biosynthetic peptidoglycan transglycosylase — translation MSWVIYFLKCMAWGLIGLQFYFVIQIGLWAFMNPSSTAFQRAERWRLCHWNLSCPIQHRWVSYEQISNDLKRAILVSEDDIFFKHSGVRVEDMQKAWERNQKGGSKVVRGGSTITQQLAKNLFLSSEKNYLRKVQELVITGLLELMLSKQRMFEIYMNSVEWGEGIFGIGAATSHYYVTNPKNISREQAAALASALPAPKCFDKSKYCKRGSIDFGLRQQFILENMDRVALPKNR, via the coding sequence ATGTCATGGGTCATATATTTCCTCAAATGCATGGCTTGGGGACTGATCGGTTTGCAGTTTTACTTTGTGATCCAAATTGGTCTATGGGCATTCATGAATCCAAGCAGTACAGCATTTCAGAGGGCGGAACGTTGGCGTCTTTGTCACTGGAATCTGAGCTGCCCGATCCAGCATCGTTGGGTTTCGTACGAGCAGATCAGCAATGATTTAAAGCGGGCGATTCTGGTAAGTGAAGACGATATCTTTTTTAAACATAGCGGGGTTCGTGTTGAGGATATGCAAAAAGCCTGGGAGCGAAACCAAAAAGGCGGCAGCAAGGTGGTGCGCGGCGGCTCCACAATCACACAGCAATTGGCCAAGAATTTATTTCTTTCCTCTGAAAAAAACTACCTACGTAAAGTACAGGAGCTAGTCATTACCGGACTTTTAGAGTTGATGCTTTCCAAACAGCGGATGTTTGAGATTTATATGAATTCCGTTGAATGGGGTGAGGGGATTTTTGGGATTGGTGCAGCGACTTCTCACTACTATGTGACTAATCCAAAAAATATTAGTCGCGAACAGGCAGCCGCATTAGCATCTGCTTTACCAGCGCCAAAATGTTTTGATAAAAGTAAGTACTGCAAACGCGGGAGTATTGATTTTGGCCTACGCCAACAATTTATTTTAGAGAATATGGATCGTGTAGCTTTGCCTAAAAACCGCTAG
- the corA gene encoding magnesium/cobalt transporter CorA, whose amino-acid sequence MINLFVLQNGRLSQEQVEDRNELLQHHNPIWIDVIDPEEEELLWIKEAFAVQLPELDDLGDLEASARYFEADDGHLHIRTDFLLDEEDTSRNVRVAFVLTNQVLFSIHDEDLPVFRLVRLRARLRPGSVSNAKDVLLDLYSTDAEYSADALEEVYENLERAGKRVLSETITDADAAEVLETIATEEDTNGRIRRNVMDTRRALSFLMRSKLLSDEQQEEARQILRDIDSLENHTAFLFDKINFLMDATVGFISLNQSKIIKIFSVVSVALMPPTLLASIWGMNFEYMPELKETWGYPLAIITMIISAMIPLGYFRHKGWLKSN is encoded by the coding sequence ATGATCAACTTGTTCGTCCTACAAAACGGCCGTCTATCGCAAGAGCAAGTCGAAGATCGCAATGAACTGCTCCAACACCACAATCCAATTTGGATTGATGTGATTGACCCTGAAGAGGAAGAGCTGCTTTGGATTAAAGAGGCTTTTGCCGTTCAACTCCCTGAGTTGGACGATCTTGGGGACCTGGAGGCGTCTGCACGCTATTTTGAGGCAGACGATGGGCATCTGCATATTCGCACCGACTTTTTGCTTGACGAAGAAGATACATCACGCAACGTGAGGGTGGCGTTCGTCCTGACCAATCAGGTGTTGTTCTCGATCCACGATGAAGATTTACCAGTGTTCCGTTTGGTACGCTTGCGGGCGCGTTTGCGTCCGGGTTCGGTCAGTAATGCGAAGGATGTACTCCTTGATCTGTACTCCACCGATGCCGAGTACTCCGCCGATGCACTTGAGGAGGTTTATGAAAATCTTGAGCGCGCGGGTAAACGTGTTTTGTCGGAAACGATCACCGACGCCGACGCAGCAGAAGTTCTTGAGACGATTGCCACTGAAGAAGATACCAACGGCCGAATTCGTCGCAATGTCATGGATACGCGGCGCGCACTGTCATTTCTGATGCGAAGCAAATTATTGTCCGACGAACAGCAAGAAGAAGCGCGTCAAATTTTGCGAGACATTGATTCTCTAGAGAATCACACAGCATTCTTATTTGACAAGATTAACTTCTTGATGGATGCGACGGTTGGCTTTATTAGTCTGAATCAAAGCAAAATCATTAAGATCTTCTCGGTGGTCTCGGTCGCCTTAATGCCCCCAACCTTATTGGCAAGCATTTGGGGTATGAACTTTGAGTACATGCCTGAACTCAAAGAGACTTGGGGCTACCCACTGGCAATCATTACCATGATCATCTCGGCAATGATTCCTTTGGGCTACTTCCGCCACAAAGGCTGGTTGAAGTCAAATTAG
- the thiL gene encoding thiamine-phosphate kinase: MTKQFLQNPPSDTHQLGEFELIRDIFKTRALQMMRAKPQHAPLLGIGDDGALIACHPNEEVVITTDMLVADRHFYADTDPYLVGKKSLAVNLSDLAAMGAKPTGFTLALALPKQKQAWLHGFANGLFDLADLFNCHLIGGDTCQGPLTISITAFGVVPNGQAIKRSGAQVGDFIWVSGALGDARLALGCIRKEWSLDLGAEELNQINQRLHSPLPRVALGIALREIATAALDVSDGLLGDLRHILESSHVSAKINVDALPRSPVLRRQDQAIQYQCAASGGDDYELCFTANPDQHDKIASLSRELGLPLTCIGQITEVQNESLLILEDSEGMPLSPEKSQALLRSFDHFRD, translated from the coding sequence ATGACGAAGCAATTCCTTCAAAACCCGCCATCTGATACCCACCAACTCGGGGAATTTGAGTTAATTCGCGATATTTTCAAGACGCGCGCTTTGCAAATGATGAGAGCTAAACCGCAACATGCTCCGCTTCTTGGCATTGGTGATGATGGGGCATTGATTGCCTGTCATCCAAACGAGGAAGTGGTCATCACAACCGATATGTTGGTAGCTGATCGGCACTTCTATGCGGATACCGACCCTTACCTCGTCGGGAAAAAATCCCTAGCAGTGAACTTATCGGATCTTGCCGCAATGGGTGCTAAGCCGACCGGATTTACTCTGGCGCTCGCCTTACCGAAACAAAAGCAAGCATGGCTACATGGATTTGCAAATGGTCTTTTTGACTTAGCCGATCTATTTAATTGCCACCTAATTGGCGGCGATACCTGTCAAGGGCCATTAACGATTAGCATCACGGCTTTTGGTGTGGTTCCAAATGGACAAGCGATTAAACGATCGGGCGCTCAGGTGGGCGACTTCATTTGGGTCTCTGGTGCACTGGGCGATGCTCGTCTAGCACTCGGATGCATTCGTAAAGAATGGTCTTTGGATCTAGGCGCCGAAGAACTCAATCAGATCAATCAACGCCTTCATTCACCGCTGCCCCGAGTGGCACTCGGAATTGCTCTACGTGAAATCGCAACGGCAGCCTTAGATGTGTCAGATGGATTATTAGGCGATTTGCGACACATTTTGGAATCATCCCATGTGAGCGCCAAAATTAACGTGGACGCCTTGCCTCGCTCACCGGTGTTGCGTCGGCAAGATCAGGCAATTCAGTATCAATGCGCAGCCTCTGGTGGCGATGACTATGAGCTTTGCTTTACTGCAAACCCAGATCAACATGACAAGATTGCGAGTCTCTCACGAGAACTCGGACTCCCTCTGACTTGTATCGGCCAAATTACCGAAGTCCAGAATGAAAGTTTGCTGATACTCGAGGATAGTGAGGGCATGCCACTAAGCCCCGAGAAATCCCAAGCGCTGCTGAGATCTTTTGATCACTTTCGAGATTAG
- the pyrF gene encoding orotidine-5'-phosphate decarboxylase codes for MNRSLHLVKNSGSFRDQIEAAWASQGSMLCLGLDPDPQRFPPSIGKGPKAILNFCKEIADSCADLVCAFKPQFAYFASQRAEDQLEDLIAHLKRSYPQIPIILDAKRGDIGSTAEHYALEAFERYGADAVTVNPYMGKDSIEPYLQHSGKGVIILCRTSNPGGSDIQNLPINSNQAVFERVAHLAKEWDQAGQIALVVGATFPQEIARVRAIVGAMPLLIPGIGAQGGDIEATVAAGQVANKLGTGMMINSSRAILYASNGKDFADAARKVAIATRDAIRSAQAK; via the coding sequence ATGAATCGTTCATTACATTTGGTAAAAAATTCGGGGTCCTTTCGGGATCAGATCGAGGCTGCCTGGGCATCCCAGGGCAGCATGCTCTGCCTAGGTCTAGACCCCGATCCCCAGCGCTTCCCGCCCAGCATAGGCAAAGGCCCCAAAGCCATCCTCAATTTTTGTAAAGAAATTGCGGATTCATGTGCTGACCTGGTGTGTGCATTTAAACCACAGTTTGCGTACTTTGCCTCCCAACGAGCAGAGGACCAACTGGAAGACCTGATCGCCCACCTCAAAAGATCCTACCCACAGATCCCTATTATTTTGGATGCCAAACGGGGTGATATTGGGAGTACCGCCGAACATTACGCATTAGAAGCGTTTGAGCGTTATGGGGCCGATGCCGTGACGGTCAATCCATACATGGGTAAAGACTCGATCGAACCCTATCTTCAGCACTCGGGCAAAGGGGTCATCATCTTGTGCCGTACCTCCAATCCAGGCGGGTCCGATATACAAAACCTTCCCATCAACAGCAACCAAGCAGTGTTTGAACGCGTTGCACACCTTGCCAAAGAGTGGGATCAAGCGGGTCAAATTGCACTTGTGGTGGGAGCCACCTTTCCCCAAGAAATCGCCCGAGTTCGAGCCATCGTCGGCGCCATGCCCTTACTCATCCCTGGAATCGGGGCGCAAGGCGGGGATATTGAAGCGACGGTTGCTGCGGGGCAAGTAGCGAATAAACTCGGAACGGGAATGATGATTAACTCATCGCGCGCCATTTTGTATGCGAGCAACGGAAAGGACTTTGCAGACGCCGCCAGAAAAGTAGCAATAGCAACCCGTGATGCGATTCGATCTGCGCAAGCCAAATAA
- a CDS encoding ribonuclease catalytic domain-containing protein, whose product MHLLYEEGGELRIATVLSSSGSGETQSWQASALSGKHLKLKAKEVWLQFDLANPQEVLEEAHGIAATIDLQLLWDCAPDQEFFFQTIAKEYFGDTISTPQLIGLAIALQGAPVYFRRKGRGVFMRALLEQLQAGLAAIERRQRELLQQQAWQEELIEGRLPDALHSQVNSLLFRPDKNSLAYKAFHGACEQTGEHPARLLMRCGALDSPQSYHHGQFVQAHFPKGTGFASDFQFTPEEFEKAIAGLPTAQVKAFSIDDASTTEIDDALSLTPIGNGLYRLGIHIAAPGLLIQKGDRFDQVARQRMSTVYFPGDKITMLPKQFVQYFSLDAGSAHPAISLYLEIDASGQRTQTPVQSALELVPIETNLRLDDWEPLVDEAFLAQENSSLPHHEALTRLWALAQNEHQKRQEQRVKDGLRAEVLGQADPNALIRDFNFKITSSSNEIVIEPRVRGSILDTIVAECMILCNQIWGQALAEHGLPALFRTQKGWGPQRTRMQTTPGPHEGLGVDCYAWCTSPLRRYADLVNQWQLIAMIRNGVTAKMTAPFPPKDSEIMGIAADFDTVYLQYGEYQSRMERYWCLRWLAQAGLPHSIYARHLKEGMSRLEPIPLHLPIPELASHPRLTRAKIEVMDIDLLDLSAKARVLELETSPSEVSAEVEGDLPE is encoded by the coding sequence ATGCATTTGCTATATGAAGAAGGCGGTGAGCTGCGAATCGCGACCGTCTTGTCATCCTCAGGGTCTGGAGAGACTCAGTCATGGCAGGCAAGCGCTTTATCAGGCAAGCATCTCAAGCTAAAGGCTAAAGAGGTATGGCTGCAATTTGATCTTGCGAATCCTCAAGAAGTTCTTGAAGAAGCGCATGGTATTGCTGCAACAATTGATTTACAACTTCTATGGGATTGCGCGCCCGACCAAGAATTTTTTTTCCAGACAATTGCCAAAGAGTATTTTGGGGACACCATAAGTACGCCCCAATTAATTGGTTTAGCGATTGCATTGCAAGGAGCCCCTGTTTACTTTCGACGCAAGGGGCGAGGCGTCTTTATGCGGGCACTACTCGAGCAACTGCAGGCGGGATTAGCGGCAATTGAGCGCAGGCAAAGAGAGCTTCTACAACAACAAGCATGGCAGGAAGAACTGATTGAAGGAAGGCTGCCAGATGCTTTGCATTCGCAGGTAAATAGCTTGCTGTTCCGTCCAGATAAAAATAGCTTGGCATACAAAGCTTTTCATGGGGCTTGTGAACAGACAGGAGAACATCCGGCGCGTTTGCTGATGCGCTGTGGTGCTTTGGATTCCCCGCAGTCTTACCATCATGGCCAATTTGTGCAAGCGCATTTTCCGAAAGGGACAGGCTTCGCAAGCGATTTTCAATTTACACCAGAAGAATTTGAAAAGGCCATTGCCGGCTTGCCGACTGCCCAAGTGAAAGCCTTTTCAATTGATGATGCAAGCACAACAGAAATCGATGATGCCTTGTCATTAACGCCTATCGGTAATGGTCTATATCGATTGGGTATTCATATTGCAGCACCTGGTTTGCTGATTCAAAAGGGCGATCGTTTTGATCAAGTTGCGCGTCAACGAATGTCAACGGTTTATTTCCCGGGTGACAAAATTACCATGTTGCCAAAGCAGTTTGTTCAGTATTTCTCTTTAGATGCAGGCTCAGCCCATCCTGCCATTTCTTTATATCTTGAGATAGATGCCTCTGGCCAACGAACCCAGACGCCTGTGCAAAGTGCTCTCGAGTTAGTGCCGATTGAAACTAATCTTCGCTTAGACGATTGGGAACCACTAGTTGACGAAGCCTTCTTGGCCCAAGAGAACTCATCGTTGCCGCATCACGAAGCGCTGACTCGATTGTGGGCTTTGGCTCAAAATGAGCATCAAAAACGTCAAGAGCAGCGTGTCAAAGACGGCTTGCGAGCGGAGGTCTTGGGTCAAGCTGATCCAAATGCTTTAATCCGTGATTTCAATTTCAAGATCACTTCGTCAAGCAATGAAATCGTGATTGAGCCTCGTGTTCGAGGTTCGATTTTGGATACCATCGTGGCCGAATGCATGATCTTATGTAATCAGATTTGGGGACAAGCGCTAGCTGAACATGGTTTACCGGCGCTATTCCGCACCCAAAAAGGTTGGGGTCCTCAGCGTACACGGATGCAAACCACTCCTGGCCCTCATGAGGGCTTGGGTGTTGATTGTTATGCGTGGTGTACCTCGCCATTACGTCGGTATGCAGATCTTGTAAATCAATGGCAATTGATTGCCATGATTCGAAATGGCGTAACAGCGAAGATGACAGCTCCCTTTCCGCCAAAAGACTCGGAGATCATGGGAATTGCCGCTGATTTCGATACGGTATATCTTCAGTACGGGGAATATCAGTCACGCATGGAGCGCTATTGGTGCTTGCGTTGGTTGGCGCAGGCTGGATTGCCCCATTCAATCTACGCACGTCATCTGAAAGAGGGTATGTCGCGGCTTGAGCCTATTCCACTGCATTTACCCATCCCTGAATTGGCGAGTCATCCTCGTCTCACCCGCGCTAAGATCGAAGTTATGGATATAGATCTTTTAGACCTATCTGCTAAGGCCCGTGTGCTTGAGCTGGAAACCAGCCCGAGTGAAGTTAGTGCTGAGGTAGAAGGGGATTTACCAGAATGA